In Clostridium swellfunianum, a genomic segment contains:
- a CDS encoding protein kinase — translation MGRKNYSSKYTDIDLFECKFLGKGHNGIVYRLPDGKVIKICYVMKDFHGEAHILKKVRGSKYFPKLYEVGGNYMIRDYVDGLPLNKYIKKNGLSRKLVVDILELLKEFERLKFIKLDIRCKDVFVEPDGRLMVIDPQKFYSKKRDFPQHLSKGLYKLGVLDDFLIILKQENPSLYRKWVHKIRIYIEQKKMEDDD, via the coding sequence ATGGGTAGAAAAAATTATTCTAGCAAGTATACAGATATTGATCTGTTCGAGTGTAAATTTCTTGGGAAAGGACACAACGGCATAGTATATAGGCTTCCTGACGGAAAGGTTATTAAAATATGCTATGTAATGAAGGACTTTCATGGTGAAGCACATATATTGAAAAAAGTACGAGGCAGCAAATACTTCCCAAAACTATATGAGGTTGGCGGGAATTATATGATAAGAGATTATGTTGATGGATTGCCTCTAAATAAATACATAAAGAAGAATGGCCTTAGCAGGAAACTTGTTGTAGATATATTAGAGCTACTAAAGGAATTTGAAAGACTAAAGTTTATTAAGCTTGACATTAGGTGTAAGGATGTATTTGTTGAACCTGATGGCAGGCTTATGGTCATTGACCCTCAAAAATTTTATAGTAAAAAAAGAGATTTCCCTCAGCACCTTTCTAAAGGACTTTATAAGCTTGGGGTTTTAGATGACTTTCTTATTATTCTAAAGCAGGAAAATCCTAGTCTTTATAGAAAATGGGTTCATAAGATTAGGATTTATATTGAGCAAAAGAAAATGGAAGATGATGATTAA